In Monodelphis domestica isolate mMonDom1 chromosome 4, mMonDom1.pri, whole genome shotgun sequence, one DNA window encodes the following:
- the LOC103097417 gene encoding LOW QUALITY PROTEIN: eukaryotic translation initiation factor 3 subunit J-like (The sequence of the model RefSeq protein was modified relative to this genomic sequence to represent the inferred CDS: inserted 1 base in 1 codon) — translation MAAAAGDSDSWDADTFSVEEPVRKAGGAAGGDRWEGEDEDDDVKENWDDDDEEKKEETXETKVSEKKKIAEKIKEKERQQKKRQEEIKKRLEEPEESKELTPEEQLADKLRLKKLQEEADLELAKETFGVNNTVCGIDAMNPSSRDDFTEFGKLLKDKITQYEKSLYYASFLEALVRDVCISLEIDDLKKITNSLTVLCSEKQKQEKQSKAKKKKKGVVPGGGLKATMKDDLADYGGYDGGYVQDFEDFM, via the exons ATGGCGGCGGCAGCGGGGGACTCGGACTCCTGGGACGCGGACACGTTCTCGGTGGAGGAGCCGGTGCGGAAGGCGGGGGGCGCGGCCGGCGGGGACCGCTGGGAGGGCGAGGATGAGGATGACGACGTCAAGGAAAACTGGGATGAcgatgatgaagaaaaaaaagaggaga gagaaacaaaagtttcagaaaaaaagaaaatagcagagaaaatcaaagagaaagaaCGGCAACAGAAGAAGAgacaagaagaaattaagaaaaggtTGGAAGAACCCGAAGAATCGAAAGAGCTTACACCAGAAGAACAATTAGCAGATAAACTACGGCTAAAGAAATTACAGGAAGAGGCAGACCTTGAATTAGCAAAAGAAACCTTTGGTGTTAATAACACAGTCTGTGGTATAGATGCTATGAACCCCTCTTCAAGAGATGACTTCACAGAGTTTGGCAAGTTACTAAAAGATAAAATTACACAGTATGAAAAATCTCTATATTATGCCAGTTTCTTGGAAGCATTAGTTCGAGATGTGTGCATTTCATTGGAAATTGATGACTTGAAAAAGATTACCAATTCACTGACAGTGCTATGCAGTGAAAAGCAGAAACaagaaaagcaaagcaaagccaaaaagaagaagaaaggtgtGGTTCCTGGAGGGGGATTAAAGGCTACAATGAAAGATGATCTTGCAGACTATGGTGGATATGATGGAGGATATGTGCAAGACTTTGAAGACTTCATGTGA